Proteins encoded together in one Rhizobium bangladeshense window:
- a CDS encoding ABC transporter ATP-binding protein, producing the protein MEAAESRKQSVNSDTVTGILKRIIAENGRDHLWGYVFAIACLVVVALSTAFTAWIMRAIIDEAFANRRADVVWIICLSIFVAFVLRGFASYGQAVALSKVGNNIVARYQRRLYAHLMTLSVGFFSEARSAHIAAQVSQNVSGIRDVLNLTITSTVRDLLTFVSLIGVMVLQDPLLSLAVFIMAPPLLYALRYVSKRLRSATREAVHLNSHVLGAMQETIQGIAIVKAFTMEEELENKVNKLITAAENRANRIARLSERTSPLTESFAGFAVASVLAYAAYRSIYYNVAPGAFFSFVTALLLAYDPARRLARLQVQMERAVVNARMIYELLDMEPRQRDLPDARPLTVTQARIEFRNVSFAYGNESVLNNVSFVAEGGATTALVGPSGAGKSTVISLIPRFYDPREGEILIDGQDIAHITKKSLRQQLAYVSQQPYLFEGTIRDNIRYGRPEATDAEVEEAARLAYAHDFISAQPQGYDTPVGENGVTLSGGQRQRLSIARALVRKAPILLLDEATSALDTESEAAVQKALDEAMTGRTVVVIAHRLSTVVRADKIVVMQQGRVVEEGNHEALAKVSDGLYARLNNLQRPSASDSN; encoded by the coding sequence TTGGAAGCCGCGGAAAGCAGAAAGCAGAGCGTCAACAGCGATACCGTGACCGGCATCCTGAAGCGCATCATCGCTGAAAACGGCCGCGACCATCTCTGGGGTTATGTCTTTGCGATCGCCTGCCTCGTGGTCGTGGCGCTTTCGACGGCGTTCACTGCATGGATCATGCGGGCGATCATCGACGAGGCCTTCGCCAACCGCCGCGCCGACGTCGTCTGGATCATCTGTCTTTCGATCTTCGTTGCCTTCGTGTTGCGCGGTTTTGCCAGCTACGGCCAGGCCGTGGCGCTTTCCAAGGTCGGCAACAATATCGTCGCCCGATATCAGCGCCGCCTCTATGCGCATCTGATGACGCTTTCTGTCGGCTTTTTCAGTGAGGCACGGTCGGCCCATATCGCCGCGCAGGTGAGCCAGAACGTCAGCGGCATCCGCGACGTGCTCAATCTGACGATCACCTCGACGGTGCGCGACCTCCTGACCTTCGTTTCGCTGATCGGCGTGATGGTCCTTCAGGACCCGCTGCTCAGCCTGGCCGTGTTCATCATGGCGCCGCCGCTGCTCTATGCGCTGCGTTATGTTTCCAAGCGGCTTCGCTCGGCAACCCGCGAGGCCGTGCATCTGAACAGCCACGTGCTGGGGGCGATGCAGGAGACGATCCAGGGTATTGCCATCGTCAAAGCCTTCACGATGGAAGAGGAGCTGGAGAACAAGGTCAACAAGCTCATCACGGCCGCCGAGAACCGGGCGAACCGGATTGCCCGGCTTTCCGAACGCACTTCGCCGCTGACGGAGAGCTTTGCGGGCTTTGCCGTCGCCAGCGTGCTTGCCTATGCCGCCTATCGCTCGATCTATTACAATGTGGCCCCGGGCGCCTTCTTCTCCTTCGTGACGGCGCTGCTGCTTGCCTATGACCCGGCCCGCCGCCTTGCCCGCCTGCAGGTGCAGATGGAACGCGCCGTCGTCAATGCGCGGATGATCTACGAACTGCTCGACATGGAGCCGCGCCAGCGCGACCTCCCGGATGCCCGGCCGCTGACGGTGACGCAGGCGCGCATCGAATTCCGCAATGTTTCCTTCGCCTACGGCAATGAAAGCGTGCTGAACAACGTCAGCTTCGTCGCCGAGGGCGGAGCGACCACGGCGCTCGTCGGCCCCTCGGGCGCTGGCAAATCCACCGTCATCAGCCTCATTCCGCGCTTCTACGATCCGCGTGAAGGCGAGATCCTGATCGACGGACAGGATATCGCCCACATCACCAAGAAGTCGCTGCGCCAGCAGCTCGCCTATGTCTCGCAGCAGCCCTACCTGTTCGAGGGTACGATCCGCGACAACATCCGCTACGGCCGGCCGGAAGCGACCGATGCCGAGGTGGAAGAGGCGGCTCGGCTCGCCTATGCGCATGATTTCATCTCGGCCCAGCCACAGGGTTACGATACGCCGGTCGGTGAAAACGGCGTGACGCTTTCGGGCGGCCAGCGTCAGCGGCTTTCCATCGCGCGCGCACTGGTGCGCAAGGCGCCGATCCTGCTCCTCGACGAAGCGACGTCGGCCCTCGACACCGAATCCGAGGCCGCCGTGCAGAAGGCGCTCGACGAGGCGATGACGGGGCGCACCGTCGTCGTCATTGCCCACCGGCTGTCGACCGTGGTGCGCGCCGACAAGATCGTCGTCATGCAGCAGGGCCGGGTCGTCGAGGAAGGCAATCACGAGGCGCTTGCGAAGGTCAGTGACGGTCTTTACGCTCGCCTCAACAACCTGCAGAGGCCTTCGGCCTCCGATTCAAACTAA